In the Sulfobacillus thermosulfidooxidans DSM 9293 genome, CACACGTTTTACAGACGGGTATGAATTTGGAATGGGTGGTGAAGTGGGAATTTCAACCCAGAAACTTCACGCCCGGGGTCCCATGGGACTCTTGGCATTAACGACATGGAAATGGATCGCAAAAGGTCATGGGCAAATTCGCTAATATCGAACCCGGATCTTTCGAAAGCTAGTCGACCGATCACGTTGTTCTCACGGAAACTGAGCATTTTTTGCGGTTAGGAGAATGGGATAGAGTCACAATGAGTCTTGAACGTATTCTTAGAATGTGTGGCGGACGTTGATTTTGCCATACTGGCATAGAGAAGCCTTAACTTCCAACCGTAAAACCATAAAACCATAAAACCATAAAACTCGAAGATGTTTTTAATTATAGCTCGCACAGGATCCCCAAATTCCGATATTCTTATTGGAAGATAGCAAACTGCTATGTTTAATATCACAATCGGTGAATAGGAGAAGTCGGTGCAATCATTTATTGTCTTAGGAATTTTTCTTTTGGCGATGGCATTACTCGCTTCCAATCGTGTGCGCATCGATTTGATTGGACTCATCGTGTTATTAAGCCTGGGACTTACCGACAGTTTACCGCCTTCCATACTGTTTTCCGGATTTTCATCGGAAGCCGTCATATTGATTGCCGGCATGTTGGCACTGGGCGAAGGGCTTGTGGCATCGGGTGTTACTGACTGGCTGGCGCGATTTTTGCAGCGCATCGGCGGAACAGGAGAAAGACGTCTTTCCACGGTACTCATGATTACAGCAGCATTACCTTCGGCTTTTATCAGCGACGTAGGACTCGTGGGCATGTTCATACCGGTTGTTAAAGCATTACATCAGCGTATTGAGGTGCCGGTACAAAAATTGTTAATGCCGCTGGCGGTGGCGGCCACCTTGGGCGGACTCCTGACGATGGTCGGTAGTGCGGGCAATATTGTTGGCAACCAAGCGTTAAAGACAGCGGGTTATGCGCCTATTAGTATATTTGGTATTACCCCATTAGGTGTTGCTTTCTTGCTGGTGGGTATTGGTTTTATGGTGAGTTTAGGTCGCTTCTTGATTCCCAATCGGTCTGAGACTCCTTTAATTGATAATGCCGATTCTCTTCGCCAATACATGTCAGAAGTCAAGTTGTTAGCGGATTCACCTCTCATTGGCAAAACGTTGGATACGATTAAAGTGTTCACCGAAAAAGGGTTAACGGTCACGCGTATTGTCAGAAACGGCCGGGTTATGCCAGCTCACAGTCAAAGCCGTTTGCAAGCTGATGATATTTTATTGGTTTTGGGAGATGTTGATCGCCTATTAAATTCTGACGATCAAAAATGGGGTATGGTTCTAGCGGCCGATCATCCCACCGAATCGCAGGAACCCAGTGAGGTTGTTGTGGCGGAATTGCTCTTGGGCCACCGCGCTCCCTGGGTGGGACGCACTGTCATCCAGTTGCATTTGCGACACCGGTATGGAATTACGGTTTTGGGGCTTTATCGCGATGGGGAATTGGTTTATCAACGCTTGAGTGATATCCGTCTACGGGTGGGGGATATTTTACTTGTCCAAGGAAGTCCGGAAAATCTTGCCGCTTTACAAAATCTTCACGGCATTATTTCGCTCAACGAGCCAATTCAACGGGTGCCTACCAGGCGTTATGGTTTGTGGTTAGCGCCAGCGATTCTGTTGGGTTCTTTATTACTTGCGGCCTTAAATATTATTGACATTAAGTTGGCTATCGTCCTCGGAATTGTGTTGATGGCCATTACGGGCATCTTGCAAATTTCTGATGCTTACCGCGCCATTGAATGGCGCATTGTCGTTTTTGTGGCGGGAATGATTCCCTTGGGAACGGCATTGATTCGAACAGGCATCACACAAAAGATGGTATCTGCTTTAACTGTGGTGAATCACATGCTAGGCAATCACCCTACCTGGATGATTGCAATGTTGTTTTTGATTGCCGCGATGTTGACACAAGTCTTGTCGAACATTGCCACCGTTTTGGTTTTGGCGCCCGTCGCTGCGGGATTGGCTCGGCCCTTACATGTGCTTCCAGATCCCCTAGTGATGGCGGTGATGGTAGCGGTTTCAGCTTCGCCATTAACGCCATTGGCTAATAAGGTGGACCTTTTGATCATGGGACCGGGAGGATTTAAATACGGCGATTTTCTCCGTTTGGGTATTCCCTTAACGGTGCTGTTTGCAGCTGTCGCCACCTGGCTAATACCGATCTTCTTTCCTTTTTGAGCCTTTTTAGACCTTTTTAGATAGGATTTAAGAGGTGAGAGTGGCCGAATCCCGTTTTATTTGGGGAATCGGGTAGGACTTGGCGAGTCAAACTTATCGTACGGGTAATCTTGAAACCACTGGTGAAAGCGCCTTCGCGGTCGAATGATTTTCCAGCCTTTTGGCGTTTTAGGTTCTTTATCGATTAGAAGCATTTGACGAAGCCACCATCCAGCAAAAATTCCTACCCACACCAATAAACTGACAATTATGGCAATTTCTACGGTCATCGCATACTCCTTTCCTAAATACATTAAGGACGGGAACTTGACGTTGATGAGAGCATATCAAAATTAGACGATGGCGTCTAGGGATGACAGAAATAGCAAAGCATGGTTGAATAAATTTATGCAAAGAAATAATATAAGTCAGTTCTTATGGTTAGCGCTCTTTATCGTGTCCATGCTCTTGGCTCCGACTTACGGGGTGCATCTCTTTAATGAGAGGGTGAGTCATGATTTAGAATGGTGGGGGCATCGCTATCCAGCATTACAATTGATTTGGGTAGTGGGAGGTCTGCCATTAACCACGTTGTTGGTGATCTACCGAGCCAGCGGGTATTTTGGACGTGAACCCGCAAAGTGGCGCATTTTGGGGATTTTTATTTTGGGCGGCATCACGGAACTCGTGGTCAAACATTTTGTGGCGACACCTTTTCCCCCCAATGTGCCACCGCCAACCGGATATCGCCAACTCATTCTTTGGACCAATATCGAACCCTCGACGGTGTTCGCGTGGCTCCGTCAGTTAAATCCTTCGACTGCGGGGGTGCACCATCTATCTTCACATCTTTTGCGAGGGTCGTTTCCCAGTGGCCATGTCTTTCGTATCACCTATGCCTATGGTTTATTTTTGTCGTCCAAATGGCGGCTGGTGATAGCGGGTGTGGCGGCATTCTGCGTGGTGGCCACGGGAGGTCATTGGATGTGGGACGCCCTTGGAGGATTTTTGTTAGCGTCATGGGGATTGGAATGGAGAAGCACACAACCCAAAGGCAGGGTCATGGTGAATGGCTGACGAATGGACCGAGGATGAAGAATTTCGTCGATTACGCGAAAAAATTTTACAATGCCATCGATGCGACTTGCGAACAGCGGCTCATGGTGTCGTGTTTGGTGAGGGAGACAGCCATCATCCCCCATTGGTTTTCATTGGTGAAGGACCGGGGGCTGAAGAAGACCGCTTACTGCGCCCTTTTGTAGGGCCAGCAGGACAACTACTGGACAAAATGTTACAGGCTGGCGGTTTTGACCGGTTCCACGGGGTTTATATTCTTAACGTGGTCAAATGTCGACCTCCTCACAACCGAACGCCAACCCGCGAAGAACGTCTGGCGTGCTGGCCCAATTTGTCGGCACAATTACGTTATTTGTCGCCCCGTATAGTGGTTTTGTTAGGCTCTACGGCTGTGCAAACATTACTGGGTATTGCCTCCTTGAGTGCGGCACGGGGACGGTGGTTTGAGCGTGGCGGGGTCTTTTTCCGCGCCACATTTCATCCTGCGGCTTTACTGCGAAATCCTAAATGGAAAGTCTTGGCTTGGGAAGATATGAAAGTCATCATTGATAAGTATCGGGAATGCATTAATCCAGAGCACTATTCCCCATTTTATCCCCTTCCTGGAGAATAACTGAAGATAAGCATGAGCGGATGGGAGAGCGGTTTCTGATTGACAGGACATGCTCTAAAAGCCCGAACCCGTTATGAGATAGCCAACAATGGATAGGATCATGAGAGCGGCCCATAAGGCGGTATAGACAACCTTGTGCCAAAAGGGAATGGCATTATAATCTCGGCCCGGACCATGCTTAATGCGTCCGATAAAATTCCAGATAATAAAAGCCAGAATGATCACAGTCAACGGATCAATATGAATCTGCCCGGTAAAGGGACTATAAAAAAGAACCACCACTAAACCTAATAACCCGATGATCCAAGCTTTCCATCCTAAAAAGGAAACGGTGCGACCCCCGTCTAGCGGAACAATGGGAATTAAGTTGAAAATATGCATGAAAAAACCAAATAATGCAAGCCAACGTAAGGCCGGAATCTGGGTCATCTCATAAAGTCCCAAAGTTAACAGGGTGGCGAAAAGCCCAAAAATGGGACCGGCAATGCCAATAAATGCCTCGTCATCTGCATTGCGGGGCATCTGCCGCAAATTAATCATGGCGCCAAGAAACGGGATAAAGGTTGGCCAGGAGGCATCTAAATGTTTTATGCGATTTGCCAAAACATGACCACTTTCGTGAATGGCAATAATGACGGCAAGCCCGATACCAAATGCCCAACCGAAAGTGAGCCCATACAACAGCATGGATACCACAAGACTGCCAAAAGCTAAAAAGACTTTCGCCTTATAAAGCAGAGCGAAAAATGAAAGAATGGAGTTGGTCCATGACCGCTTGGGTCTAGGCGGTTCGGGAATTATCGGTTCTTGTTCATGGTCTAGAGAAAAGTTCCAATCCATATGGGGTTCTTTGTCATAGGGTTCCATATTGCTAATCTCCTTGTTCAATAGGGGAATCCGGATAGGTGATCCAATCACTAAAACTACCGGCATATAAGAGTGCAGGAATTCCTAAGAGAGATAAGGCAAAAATATTGGAACATGCTGAAACCCCTGAACCACAATAGACAATCGGTGGCAACTGCATAGACAGAACTGGAGCAAAATGCTGTTGTAAACTTTCTAATGGGCGATATTCTGCTGGTGAAAGATAGACCGCCTTATAATCAAAGTGGTGGGCGCCGGGTATTCGTCCGGCTACTGGGTCAATGGGTTCATAATATCCCATATACCGTTCATAGGACCGCGAATCGATTAAGGGATAGCGGCCAAGATGTTCTAGCACGAAATCACGGTTAACCACCCACTGTGATCGAGGAGTGAGCGTAGGCCTTGGAGATAGCTGTGGCTGGGGAATATCTGCGGTGACCGGTAATCCAGCATTGAGCCAGGCTTGAAATCCTCCTTGAACAATAACAACATCTTTATCGATACCAAAGTACCTAGCCAACCACCAAAAGTGTGCCGCGCCAGATCCATCGCTATCATAAGCGACGAGAGTTTTGTCAGGTGTCCAGCCTAATTGTGACAATACAGACGCGAATTGATCGGCCGAGGGAAGAGGATGTCTTCCTCCATGTTGTCCCTTGGGTGAACACAAATCGGATTCCAGATCGAGAAAATGGGCTCCAGGAATGTGCGCGTGTGCATAGTCTAAAGATGCCTGTTCTGGCTGCATTAAATTGTACCGGCAATCAACAATAATGATCTGATCAGGATGTTGTGTAGCTAACCATTTCGGCGATTTTAATGGCATGATTCACCGACCCTTTCTGATGACGTTCCTGATTTTTTCGATGGTCCATATGGGGGCAATCGACAACTTGTTTGAGCCGGCCAGATGTTTCGGTGTAACGCACGGGCCAAAAGACTCGCGGCTAAGGGATAAATAGCAATGATGATGAACCAAGGGTTCACGAAACTCGCCATAACCCCGAGCATTAATAAGCTTTTAGACCAGGGAGTACACATTCCGAAATCCCTCCTCTTTATCTACAAATTATGCGCTGTCTTAAGAGGATTGTCTAACAGGTGAAAAAATCTCCGATCAATATAAAGGAAATGCTGGCAAGGCAAGAGAATATAGAGATTCAAAGATCAGAAATATCCCGCATGTTGGAGAATTAAAATTTATGATAAGGAGTGGATTTTATAATGCGTCCCAAGTCTTGGGCTATGAGTATATTGACCATGTCTTTTGCCTTAATTTCCCCGTCATTATCATGGGCTTCCCCTTCCCAGGTCCTTGTCCATGCCCCACGTTTGAAGTTGGCTCCTCCTTCCCACCGTACCAGTAACTATGGTTGGGCATCCAGTAACTGGTCAGGCTACGCGATTACCAATGGACCATATTCGTCGATTACGGGACAGTGGGTTGTTCCCACGGTGTCTCCCAGTCATGGATCCACCTATTCATCGGCTTGGATTGGTATCGATGGGTTTAATAACAGTGATTTGATTCAAACCGGTACGGAGCAGGATTATGCCCAGGGAAGAGCGCAATATTCTGCCTGGTGGGAAATTTTACCGGCTGCCGAAACCGTGATCAATGAACCCGTCTCCCCGGGGGACGATATGTCCGCATCGATTGTTAATGATGGTGGGGGCATTTGGACGATTACCTTAAAAGATTTAACGAAGGGATGGACTTTTTCGACGAATCAGGCCTACTCGGGTCCCGCTTCCTCAGCGGAATGGATTTTAGAGGCCCCGACCATTGGTG is a window encoding:
- a CDS encoding sulfurtransferase, with the protein product MPLKSPKWLATQHPDQIIIVDCRYNLMQPEQASLDYAHAHIPGAHFLDLESDLCSPKGQHGGRHPLPSADQFASVLSQLGWTPDKTLVAYDSDGSGAAHFWWLARYFGIDKDVVIVQGGFQAWLNAGLPVTADIPQPQLSPRPTLTPRSQWVVNRDFVLEHLGRYPLIDSRSYERYMGYYEPIDPVAGRIPGAHHFDYKAVYLSPAEYRPLESLQQHFAPVLSMQLPPIVYCGSGVSACSNIFALSLLGIPALLYAGSFSDWITYPDSPIEQGD
- a CDS encoding SLC13 family permease; the protein is MQSFIVLGIFLLAMALLASNRVRIDLIGLIVLLSLGLTDSLPPSILFSGFSSEAVILIAGMLALGEGLVASGVTDWLARFLQRIGGTGERRLSTVLMITAALPSAFISDVGLVGMFIPVVKALHQRIEVPVQKLLMPLAVAATLGGLLTMVGSAGNIVGNQALKTAGYAPISIFGITPLGVAFLLVGIGFMVSLGRFLIPNRSETPLIDNADSLRQYMSEVKLLADSPLIGKTLDTIKVFTEKGLTVTRIVRNGRVMPAHSQSRLQADDILLVLGDVDRLLNSDDQKWGMVLAADHPTESQEPSEVVVAELLLGHRAPWVGRTVIQLHLRHRYGITVLGLYRDGELVYQRLSDIRLRVGDILLVQGSPENLAALQNLHGIISLNEPIQRVPTRRYGLWLAPAILLGSLLLAALNIIDIKLAIVLGIVLMAITGILQISDAYRAIEWRIVVFVAGMIPLGTALIRTGITQKMVSALTVVNHMLGNHPTWMIAMLFLIAAMLTQVLSNIATVLVLAPVAAGLARPLHVLPDPLVMAVMVAVSASPLTPLANKVDLLIMGPGGFKYGDFLRLGIPLTVLFAAVATWLIPIFFPF
- a CDS encoding G1 family glutamic endopeptidase; its protein translation is MRPKSWAMSILTMSFALISPSLSWASPSQVLVHAPRLKLAPPSHRTSNYGWASSNWSGYAITNGPYSSITGQWVVPTVSPSHGSTYSSAWIGIDGFNNSDLIQTGTEQDYAQGRAQYSAWWEILPAAETVINEPVSPGDDMSASIVNDGGGIWTITLKDLTKGWTFSTNQAYSGPASSAEWILEAPTIGGHIATLANYGQTTFNPGTVNGQNPGLVSQDGGVMIQKNKQVSTPSLPDSDTDGFNVAYGSVAPSPPNS
- a CDS encoding uracil-DNA glycosylase yields the protein MADEWTEDEEFRRLREKILQCHRCDLRTAAHGVVFGEGDSHHPPLVFIGEGPGAEEDRLLRPFVGPAGQLLDKMLQAGGFDRFHGVYILNVVKCRPPHNRTPTREERLACWPNLSAQLRYLSPRIVVLLGSTAVQTLLGIASLSAARGRWFERGGVFFRATFHPAALLRNPKWKVLAWEDMKVIIDKYRECINPEHYSPFYPLPGE
- a CDS encoding site-2 protease family protein, which produces MEPYDKEPHMDWNFSLDHEQEPIIPEPPRPKRSWTNSILSFFALLYKAKVFLAFGSLVVSMLLYGLTFGWAFGIGLAVIIAIHESGHVLANRIKHLDASWPTFIPFLGAMINLRQMPRNADDEAFIGIAGPIFGLFATLLTLGLYEMTQIPALRWLALFGFFMHIFNLIPIVPLDGGRTVSFLGWKAWIIGLLGLVVVLFYSPFTGQIHIDPLTVIILAFIIWNFIGRIKHGPGRDYNAIPFWHKVVYTALWAALMILSIVGYLITGSGF